A stretch of Gorilla gorilla gorilla isolate KB3781 chromosome 9, NHGRI_mGorGor1-v2.1_pri, whole genome shotgun sequence DNA encodes these proteins:
- the MRGPRG gene encoding LOW QUALITY PROTEIN: mas-related G-protein coupled receptor member G (The sequence of the model RefSeq protein was modified relative to this genomic sequence to represent the inferred CDS: deleted 1 base in 1 codon; substituted 1 base at 1 genomic stop codon) has product MFGLFGLWRTFHSVVFYLTLIVGLGGPVGNGLVLWNLSFHVKKGPFSINLLHLAAADFLFLSCRVGFSVAQAALGAQDTLYFVLTFLWFAVGLWLLAAFSVERCLSDLFPACYQGCRLRHAXAVLCTLVWAPTLPAVLLPANACGLLCISARPLVCLRYHVASVTWFLVLARVAWTAGVVLFVWVTCCSTRLQPRLYGIVLGALLLLFLCGLPLVFYWRLQPLLNFLLPMFSPLATLLACVNSSSKPLIYSGLGRQPGKRESLRSVLRRALGEGAKLGARGQSLPMGLL; this is encoded by the exons ATGTTTGGGCTGTTCGGCCTCTGGAGAACCTTCCACAGTGTGGTCTTCTACCTGACTTTGATCGTGGGCCTCGGGGGACCGGTAGGTAACGGGCTGGTGCTCTGGAACCTCAGCTTCCACGTCAAGAAGGGCCCCTTCTCCATCAACCTGCTGCACCTGGCCGCCGCCGACTTCCTGTTCCTCTCCTGCCGTGTGGGCTTCTCCGTGGCTCAGGCTGCCCTGGGCGCCCAGGACACACTC TACTTCGTGCTCACCTTCCTGTGGTTCGCGGTGGGGCTCTGGCTGCTGGCGGCCTTCAGCGTGGAGCGCTGCCTCTCCGACCTCTTCCCCGCCTGCTACCAGGGCTGCCGGCTCAGACACGCCTAGGCCGTCCTCTGCACCCTGGTGTGGGCCCCCACCCTGCCGGCCGTGCTGCTGCCCGCCAACGCCTGCGGCCTGCTGTGCATCAGTGCGCGCCCCCTGGTCTGCCTGCGCTACCACGTGGCCAGCGTCACCTGGTTCCTGGTGCTGGCCCGCGTCGCCTGGACGGCTGGCGTGGTCCTCTTTGTCTGGGTGACCTGCTGCTCCACGCGCCTGCAGCCCAGGCTCTACGGCATCGTCCTGGGCGCGCTGCTCCTGCTCTTCCTCTGTGGCCTGCCCTTGGTCTTCTACTGGAGACTGCAGCCCCTGCTGAACTTCCTGCTGCCCATGTTTTCCCCGCTGGCCACGCTGCTGGCCTGCGTCAACAGCAGCTCCAAGCCCCTCATCTACTCGGGGTTGGGCCGGCAGCCCGGGAAGCGGGAGTCGCTGCGGTCGGTACTGCGGAGGGCCCTGGGGGAGGGCGCCAAGCTGGGTGCCAGGGGACAGTCCCTGCCCATGGGCCTCCTATAA